From Panthera uncia isolate 11264 chromosome E1, Puncia_PCG_1.0, whole genome shotgun sequence, one genomic window encodes:
- the MIF4GD gene encoding MIF4G domain-containing protein isoform X2: protein MVMGEPGREEYKIQSFDAETQQLLKTALKDPGAVDLEKVANVIVDHSLQDCVFSKEAGRMCYAIIQVNNMPMMALVNPVYDCLFRLAQPDSLNKEEEVDCLVLQLHRVGEQLEKMNRQRMDELFVLIRDGFLLPSGLSSLAQLLLLEIIEFRAAGWKTTPAAHKYYYSEVSD, encoded by the exons ATGGTCATGGGGGAGCCTGGTAGAGAGGAGTATAAAATCCAGTCTTTTGACGCAGAGACTCAGCAGCTGCTGAAGACAGCACTCAAAG ATCCAGGTGCTGTGGACTTGGAGAAGGTGGCCAATGTGATTGTGGACCATTCTCTGCAGGACTGCGTCTTCAGTAAAGAAGCAGGGCGCATGTGCTATGCCATCATTCAG GTGAACAACATGCCCATGATGGCCCTGGTGAACCCCGTCTATGACTGCCTCTTCCGGCTGGCCCAGCCTGACAGTCTgaacaaggaggaggag GTGGACTGCCTGGTGCTCCAGCTGCATCGGGTGGGGGAGCAGCTGGAGAAGATGAACCGACAGCGCATGGATGAGCTCTTTGTCCTGATCCGGGATGGCTTCCTGCTCCCAAGTGGCCTCAGCTCCCTggcccagctgctgctgctggagatCATCGAATTTCGGGCAGCCGGCTGGAAGACGACCCCGGCTGCCCACAAGTATTACTATAGCGAGGTCTCCGACTAG
- the MIF4GD gene encoding MIF4G domain-containing protein isoform X1, with product MVMGEPGREEYKIQSFDAETQQLLKTALKDPGAVDLEKVANVIVDHSLQDCVFSKEAGRMCYAIIQAESKQAGQSVFRRGLLNRLQQEYQAREQLRARSLQGWVCYVTFICNIFDYLRVNNMPMMALVNPVYDCLFRLAQPDSLNKEEEVDCLVLQLHRVGEQLEKMNRQRMDELFVLIRDGFLLPSGLSSLAQLLLLEIIEFRAAGWKTTPAAHKYYYSEVSD from the exons ATGGTCATGGGGGAGCCTGGTAGAGAGGAGTATAAAATCCAGTCTTTTGACGCAGAGACTCAGCAGCTGCTGAAGACAGCACTCAAAG ATCCAGGTGCTGTGGACTTGGAGAAGGTGGCCAATGTGATTGTGGACCATTCTCTGCAGGACTGCGTCTTCAGTAAAGAAGCAGGGCGCATGTGCTATGCCATCATTCAG GccgagagcaagcaagcaggccAGAGTGTCTTCCGACGGGGACTCCTGAACCGGCTGCAGCAGGAGTACCAGGCTCGGGAGCAGCTGCGAGCCCGGTCCCTGCAGGGCTGGGTCTGCTATGTCACCTTTATCTGCAACATCTTTGATTACCTGAGG GTGAACAACATGCCCATGATGGCCCTGGTGAACCCCGTCTATGACTGCCTCTTCCGGCTGGCCCAGCCTGACAGTCTgaacaaggaggaggag GTGGACTGCCTGGTGCTCCAGCTGCATCGGGTGGGGGAGCAGCTGGAGAAGATGAACCGACAGCGCATGGATGAGCTCTTTGTCCTGATCCGGGATGGCTTCCTGCTCCCAAGTGGCCTCAGCTCCCTggcccagctgctgctgctggagatCATCGAATTTCGGGCAGCCGGCTGGAAGACGACCCCGGCTGCCCACAAGTATTACTATAGCGAGGTCTCCGACTAG
- the MRPS7 gene encoding 28S ribosomal protein S7, mitochondrial isoform X2, whose protein sequence is MRSRMFPFDSSLWTSELTQVRGSRYGPEYKDPQVDKEYYRKPLAELTEEEKYERELRKTQHIKAAPASKTSSVFEDPVISKFTNMIMKGGNKVLARSLMAQTLEAVKRKQFEKYHAASAEERASIERNPYTIFHQALKNCEPVIGLVPILRGGHFYQVPVPLADRRRRFLAMKWMITECREKKHRRVLMPEKLSHELLEAFHNQGPVIKKKHDMHKMAEANRALAHYRWW, encoded by the exons ATGAGAAGCCGAATGTTTCCTTTCGATTCTTCCCTTTGGACCTCGGA GCTAACCCAGGTGAGGGGGAGCCGCTATGGTCCTGAATACAAGGATCCACAGGTTGACAAAGAATATTACCGTAAGCCTTTGGCAGAGCTGACGGAGGAGGAGAAGTATGAGCGGGAACTCAGGAAGACTCAGCATATCAAAGCTGCCCCAGCGTCGAAAACAAGCTCTGTGTTTGAAGACCCAGTGATCAG TAAATTCACCAACATGATAATGAAAGGAGGAAACAAAGTCCTGGCCAGATCCCTCATGGCGCAG ACTCTGGAAGCTGTGAAAAGGAAGCAGTTTGAGAAGTACCACGCTGCCTCTGCAGAGGAACGAGCATCCATCGAACGCAACCCCTATACCATCTTCCACCAAGCACTGAAAAACTGTGAGCCTGTGATTGGGCTGGTACCCATCCTCAGAGGCGGCCATTTCTACCAA GTCCCCGTGCCACTAGCCGACCGGCGCCGTCGCTTCCTGGCCATGAAGTGGATGATTACTGAGTGCCGGGAGAAGAAGCACCGGCGGGTGCTGATGCCGGAGAAGTTGTCCCATGAGCTGCTGGAGGCTTTTCACAACCAGGGCCCTGTGATCAAGAAGAAGCATGACATGCACAAGATGGCCGAGGCCAACCGTGCGCTGGCTCACTACCGCTGGTGGTAG
- the MRPS7 gene encoding 28S ribosomal protein S7, mitochondrial isoform X1, whose product MAAPAVKAARGWPVLALGIRNRLLRFPGLTQVRGSRYGPEYKDPQVDKEYYRKPLAELTEEEKYERELRKTQHIKAAPASKTSSVFEDPVISKFTNMIMKGGNKVLARSLMAQTLEAVKRKQFEKYHAASAEERASIERNPYTIFHQALKNCEPVIGLVPILRGGHFYQVPVPLADRRRRFLAMKWMITECREKKHRRVLMPEKLSHELLEAFHNQGPVIKKKHDMHKMAEANRALAHYRWW is encoded by the exons ATGGCTGCGCCCGCGGTGAAAGCTGCGCGAGGGTGGCCGGTTCTGGCGCTGGGCATACGGAATCGTCTCCTGCGGTTTCCAGG GCTAACCCAGGTGAGGGGGAGCCGCTATGGTCCTGAATACAAGGATCCACAGGTTGACAAAGAATATTACCGTAAGCCTTTGGCAGAGCTGACGGAGGAGGAGAAGTATGAGCGGGAACTCAGGAAGACTCAGCATATCAAAGCTGCCCCAGCGTCGAAAACAAGCTCTGTGTTTGAAGACCCAGTGATCAG TAAATTCACCAACATGATAATGAAAGGAGGAAACAAAGTCCTGGCCAGATCCCTCATGGCGCAG ACTCTGGAAGCTGTGAAAAGGAAGCAGTTTGAGAAGTACCACGCTGCCTCTGCAGAGGAACGAGCATCCATCGAACGCAACCCCTATACCATCTTCCACCAAGCACTGAAAAACTGTGAGCCTGTGATTGGGCTGGTACCCATCCTCAGAGGCGGCCATTTCTACCAA GTCCCCGTGCCACTAGCCGACCGGCGCCGTCGCTTCCTGGCCATGAAGTGGATGATTACTGAGTGCCGGGAGAAGAAGCACCGGCGGGTGCTGATGCCGGAGAAGTTGTCCCATGAGCTGCTGGAGGCTTTTCACAACCAGGGCCCTGTGATCAAGAAGAAGCATGACATGCACAAGATGGCCGAGGCCAACCGTGCGCTGGCTCACTACCGCTGGTGGTAG